Proteins from a genomic interval of Sphingobacterium lactis:
- the lon gene encoding endopeptidase La — protein sequence MSKFDSFNFNQTLPIINEETEFFPLLSQQDEDEMQNAEVPEQLPILPLRNTVLFPGVVIPITVGRDKSIKLVKDAYKGDKTIAVVSQKDMNVEDPTFEQINKVGTVAHIIKILQMPDGNTTVIIQGKQRIRLMELVQSEPYLIAQVERFPEEKPKTSSKEFKALISSVKELALQIIQLSPNLPSEAGIAIKNIESPTFLVNFISSNLSLELEQKQDLLEIKDFVKRAKLLLEHLTTEIQMLELKNQIQNKVRVDLDKQQRDYFLSQQLKTIQEELGGSTPDLELEELKKRGKAKKWPEDVGKHFQKELEKLARINPAAADYSVQLNYLELLLDLPWGEFSKDNFDLNRAEKILNKDHYGLDKVKQRIVEYLAVLKLKNDMKAPILCLVGPPGVGKTSLGKSVAKALGRKYTRMALGGIRDEAEIRGHRKTYIGAMPGRIIQSLKKAGTSNPVFVLDEIDKLGSDFKGDPSSALLEVLDPEQNTHFYDHYVEMEYDLSKVMFIATANSLSGIQPALLDRMEIIEVNGYTIEEKIEIAKKHLLPKQREMHGIQAKDIALKPKMIEKIIEEYTRESGVRGLEKKIGSVVRGIATRIVMEKDYSPNLSAEEIEDILGAPIFDKDLYENNDIAGVVTGLAWTSVGGDILFIESSLSPGKGKLSLTGNLGDVMKESAAIAMAYLRSHSDEFGIDYKVFDQWDVNIHVPAGATPKDGPSAGVTMLTALASLFTQRKVKSKLAMTGEITLRGKVLPVGGIKEKILAAKRANIKEIILCKANQKDIQEIKEDYVKDLTFHYVTDMKEVVKLALLDEKVKYAKELNRAD from the coding sequence ATGAGCAAATTTGATTCATTCAACTTTAATCAAACATTACCTATCATAAACGAAGAAACCGAATTCTTTCCTTTATTATCCCAACAAGATGAGGACGAGATGCAGAATGCGGAGGTACCGGAACAACTTCCGATCCTGCCCCTGCGCAATACGGTTTTATTCCCAGGGGTAGTGATTCCGATTACTGTTGGACGCGATAAATCCATCAAACTGGTAAAAGATGCCTACAAGGGCGATAAAACCATTGCGGTGGTCTCCCAGAAAGATATGAATGTGGAGGATCCTACTTTTGAGCAGATCAATAAAGTGGGAACCGTAGCGCATATCATCAAGATATTGCAGATGCCCGATGGCAATACTACAGTTATTATCCAAGGTAAACAGCGGATCAGACTAATGGAGCTTGTCCAATCGGAGCCTTACTTGATCGCGCAGGTCGAGCGTTTCCCGGAAGAGAAACCGAAGACCAGCAGCAAAGAATTCAAGGCTTTGATATCCTCGGTTAAGGAGTTGGCCCTGCAGATCATCCAATTATCGCCAAACCTACCTAGCGAGGCGGGCATTGCGATCAAGAATATCGAAAGTCCAACCTTCTTGGTGAACTTCATTTCCTCCAACCTGTCGCTCGAACTGGAGCAGAAACAGGATTTGTTGGAGATTAAGGATTTCGTCAAGCGGGCAAAGCTGTTATTGGAGCACCTGACCACGGAAATCCAGATGCTGGAGCTGAAGAACCAGATTCAGAATAAGGTTCGTGTTGATCTGGACAAGCAGCAGCGCGACTATTTCTTAAGCCAGCAGCTGAAGACCATCCAGGAAGAACTTGGCGGCAGCACGCCGGATTTGGAACTGGAGGAATTGAAGAAACGCGGCAAGGCCAAGAAATGGCCAGAAGATGTAGGCAAACATTTCCAGAAAGAACTGGAGAAGTTGGCACGCATCAATCCTGCTGCGGCGGACTATTCCGTTCAACTCAATTACCTGGAGTTGCTATTGGATTTGCCATGGGGTGAATTCAGCAAGGACAATTTCGACCTGAACCGTGCGGAAAAAATCTTGAACAAAGACCATTACGGCTTGGATAAGGTTAAACAACGTATCGTGGAGTATTTGGCTGTACTGAAGCTGAAGAACGACATGAAAGCGCCTATCCTTTGTTTGGTGGGTCCTCCAGGAGTCGGAAAGACGTCGTTGGGGAAATCCGTCGCGAAGGCATTGGGTAGAAAATATACCAGGATGGCGTTAGGTGGTATCCGTGATGAAGCGGAAATCCGCGGTCACCGGAAAACCTACATCGGTGCCATGCCGGGGCGTATCATACAATCCCTGAAAAAGGCAGGCACGTCAAATCCGGTATTCGTACTGGATGAGATCGATAAATTGGGATCTGATTTCAAGGGTGATCCTTCCTCCGCGCTATTGGAGGTTTTGGATCCGGAACAGAATACCCACTTCTACGACCATTATGTGGAGATGGAATATGACCTTTCCAAGGTGATGTTCATCGCAACGGCCAATTCCCTGAGTGGAATTCAGCCTGCATTATTGGACCGTATGGAAATCATCGAGGTGAATGGATATACCATTGAGGAGAAGATAGAAATTGCGAAGAAGCACCTGTTGCCAAAGCAACGCGAGATGCACGGCATCCAGGCGAAGGACATTGCACTGAAACCGAAGATGATCGAAAAGATCATTGAAGAGTATACACGGGAATCGGGGGTTCGTGGTCTGGAGAAAAAGATTGGTTCTGTGGTTCGCGGTATTGCAACGCGCATTGTCATGGAGAAGGATTATTCACCGAACCTTTCGGCAGAAGAAATTGAGGACATCCTCGGCGCACCGATATTTGACAAGGATCTCTACGAGAACAATGACATTGCTGGTGTGGTAACTGGACTTGCTTGGACTTCTGTAGGTGGTGATATCTTATTTATCGAATCCAGCTTAAGCCCGGGTAAGGGAAAATTGAGCCTTACGGGTAACCTCGGCGATGTAATGAAGGAGTCTGCTGCCATTGCCATGGCCTACCTGCGGTCCCACTCGGATGAGTTTGGCATCGACTACAAGGTGTTCGACCAATGGGATGTCAATATCCACGTTCCTGCGGGTGCTACCCCGAAGGATGGACCATCAGCCGGTGTGACGATGCTGACGGCGCTTGCCTCCCTGTTCACCCAGCGGAAAGTGAAATCCAAATTGGCCATGACCGGCGAAATCACCCTACGCGGAAAGGTGCTACCGGTTGGCGGGATCAAAGAAAAAATCCTTGCAGCCAAACGGGCAAACATCAAGGAGATCATCCTTTGCAAAGCCAATCAAAAGGATATCCAGGAAATCAAGGAAGACTATGTGAAGGACTTAACCTTCCATTATGTGACCGACATGAAGGAAGTGGTGAAACTAGCGCTTCTGGATGAAAAGGTAAAATATGCAAAGGAATTGAATCGCGCAGATTAA
- a CDS encoding NAD(P)H-hydrate dehydratase: MKILNGAQLQLIDQLTIQRQGISSWELMERAALKAVEAMESDFGEGLQELPIVIICGKGNNGGDGLAIGRILGEQGYNVEVKLLHSENYSPDNLINQQKLGAKEMFTLDDDLKLPASGLLIDCLFGSGLHSELGISWVNIIRRINGFGGPVVSIDMPSGLLTDRLIDSGAPMVHADKVYTFQVPKLNLLLPAYGYAVGGFTVLDIGLDTQALDEAEGAYHYTVAEDVAGLLRPRSRFSHKGTFGHACLIGGSEGKMGAVVMSARASLRSGCGLLTAVVPQIGHPILQSTVPEAMLSVDSGKLQLEEFSNNGNFQAFGVGIGMGKGESTVRGFSKWMQDLKSQARIILDADALNILSEHADLLKFLPRQTILTPHPKELQRLIGEWSDDYEKIEMAKTFARAHGVILLIKGAHTAIIDEDGSCYFNSTGNPGMATGGSGDVLTGIICSLLAQGYVPLEAAKLGVFIHGLTADLAKEKFGEISMLPTDLIDFLPMAFEKLKPRSYLA; the protein is encoded by the coding sequence ATGAAAATCCTGAACGGCGCTCAACTTCAACTTATCGATCAGTTAACCATTCAACGGCAGGGCATCAGCTCGTGGGAGCTGATGGAGCGCGCGGCTTTGAAAGCTGTGGAAGCAATGGAAAGTGATTTTGGAGAAGGGCTACAGGAATTGCCCATCGTTATAATCTGTGGAAAAGGTAATAATGGCGGCGATGGTCTGGCCATCGGACGTATTTTGGGCGAACAGGGATATAACGTTGAGGTTAAGTTATTGCACTCGGAAAATTACAGTCCCGACAATCTCATCAATCAACAGAAGTTGGGTGCAAAGGAGATGTTCACGCTTGATGATGATTTGAAATTGCCCGCTTCAGGCTTACTCATCGATTGTCTATTTGGCTCTGGCCTGCATTCGGAGTTGGGTATTTCCTGGGTAAACATTATTCGGCGGATCAATGGATTCGGTGGTCCTGTGGTATCCATCGATATGCCCTCGGGATTGCTGACAGACCGTTTAATCGATTCTGGTGCACCGATGGTGCATGCGGATAAAGTTTATACCTTCCAAGTACCCAAGCTCAATCTGTTGCTCCCGGCATATGGTTATGCGGTAGGAGGATTCACCGTTTTGGATATCGGATTGGATACGCAAGCACTTGACGAGGCCGAAGGTGCATACCATTATACGGTGGCCGAGGATGTGGCAGGTTTGTTACGTCCAAGATCGCGGTTTTCCCATAAGGGAACTTTCGGTCATGCCTGTTTGATCGGTGGCAGCGAAGGAAAGATGGGAGCTGTCGTGATGAGTGCTCGTGCATCACTCCGGTCGGGCTGTGGCCTGTTGACAGCCGTTGTGCCACAGATCGGTCATCCTATTCTACAATCTACAGTTCCGGAAGCGATGCTCTCGGTGGATAGTGGCAAGCTTCAACTGGAAGAATTCTCAAATAATGGCAACTTTCAAGCCTTTGGCGTTGGGATCGGTATGGGAAAGGGGGAATCTACCGTTCGTGGTTTTAGTAAATGGATGCAGGATCTCAAGTCCCAAGCACGCATTATCCTGGACGCTGATGCGCTCAATATCCTTTCGGAACATGCGGATCTGCTAAAATTCCTACCACGACAAACTATTCTAACCCCACATCCCAAAGAATTGCAACGCTTAATCGGCGAATGGTCCGATGATTATGAAAAAATCGAAATGGCGAAAACTTTTGCGAGAGCGCATGGGGTTATCCTGTTGATCAAAGGCGCTCACACAGCCATCATTGACGAAGACGGTTCCTGCTATTTCAATTCTACGGGAAATCCGGGAATGGCAACTGGCGGTAGTGGTGATGTCCTCACGGGGATCATTTGCAGCCTGTTGGCACAGGGATATGTTCCGCTCGAAGCGGCAAAATTAGGGGTATTTATACACGGTTTGACCGCGGATTTGGCAAAGGAAAAGTTCGGTGAAATCAGTATGTTGCCAACTGATCTTATCGATTTCCTACCGATGGCATTTGAAAAGTTAAAACCTCGGAGTTACTTAGCTTAG
- a CDS encoding FUSC family protein: MIGYLLYLRFKQFEIFWALLSIILVISPEEKDSKRLSIERFKSNFVGSVVAMGCVWLLPKSVYSIMAGIVITIILCRAFKILNMARVAIVALLIIMIEPHHTQVAYTPIYRALSTGIGCIIGLTIVIASSGIIHFLRNKYHIFTNPSD, from the coding sequence GTGATCGGATACCTCCTATATCTTCGCTTTAAACAATTCGAGATTTTCTGGGCTTTATTATCCATTATCCTGGTTATTTCACCGGAGGAAAAGGATTCCAAGCGGCTATCCATCGAGCGATTTAAATCGAATTTCGTCGGTTCTGTTGTGGCGATGGGATGCGTATGGCTGTTGCCCAAATCCGTGTACAGCATTATGGCGGGCATCGTCATTACCATTATCCTATGTCGGGCCTTCAAAATTCTGAACATGGCACGTGTTGCCATCGTGGCGCTGCTGATCATTATGATCGAACCGCACCATACTCAAGTGGCCTATACGCCGATCTACCGCGCGCTTTCTACCGGTATAGGTTGTATTATCGGTCTAACAATCGTCATTGCTAGCTCGGGCATTATCCATTTCCTGCGCAATAAATACCACATCTTCACCAACCCTTCGGATTAG
- a CDS encoding MBL fold metallo-hydrolase, whose translation MKKFFKITMTILLALIVLAAIAAFLLIRSEQMGALASGERLKRMEAESTYKEGAFQNLEITPAIKEGVSQVKVFSQFFFGKDKRNVPSKPLPVQVTDLKRIPLSENVMVWFGHSSYYLQLDGKRILVDPVFSGNASPIPRSVRAFPMQHVYTAADMPEIDILVITHDHWDHLDYPTFKKLKDQVKQVITGEGVGAHLERWGYPSEKIHELYWGQQKKLDSLTFTSAPARHFSGRWLKRNTSLWSSFVLQGDSLKLYLGGDSGYGSHFKKIGAEYGPFDLAILENGQYNENWQYIHMMPEEAVLVGQEIGAKAILPVHNSKFPLANHAWDEPMIRITKEAKAKGLPIHTPEMGQLFYLDKPNETKEWWLNID comes from the coding sequence ATGAAAAAATTTTTTAAAATCACGATGACCATATTACTGGCACTTATTGTCCTTGCTGCCATTGCGGCCTTTCTCCTGATCCGTTCGGAACAAATGGGGGCCCTTGCGAGCGGGGAACGCTTAAAACGGATGGAAGCTGAATCGACCTACAAGGAAGGTGCATTTCAGAACCTGGAAATTACGCCTGCCATCAAGGAGGGTGTGAGTCAAGTGAAAGTATTCAGCCAATTCTTTTTTGGCAAGGATAAGCGCAATGTTCCTTCAAAACCCCTACCGGTACAGGTCACCGACCTAAAGCGCATTCCCTTATCGGAGAATGTGATGGTTTGGTTTGGCCACTCCTCCTATTATCTGCAGCTGGATGGCAAACGGATATTGGTAGATCCGGTTTTCAGTGGCAATGCATCACCGATCCCCCGCAGCGTACGGGCATTCCCTATGCAACATGTCTACACCGCAGCAGATATGCCAGAAATTGATATATTGGTCATTACCCATGACCATTGGGACCACCTGGATTATCCAACCTTCAAAAAACTGAAGGATCAAGTGAAGCAAGTGATTACGGGGGAAGGCGTAGGTGCCCACCTGGAGCGCTGGGGTTACCCTTCGGAAAAAATCCACGAGTTATACTGGGGTCAACAGAAAAAACTGGACAGCCTGACCTTTACCTCGGCGCCGGCGAGACACTTTTCAGGAAGGTGGCTGAAGCGAAATACGAGTCTGTGGTCATCTTTTGTCCTTCAGGGCGATTCATTGAAGCTTTACCTGGGTGGTGACTCGGGTTATGGCAGTCATTTCAAGAAAATTGGCGCCGAATATGGCCCATTTGATTTGGCGATCCTAGAGAACGGACAATACAACGAAAACTGGCAATACATCCACATGATGCCTGAGGAGGCTGTGTTGGTGGGACAGGAAATTGGCGCCAAAGCCATCCTGCCCGTGCACAACTCCAAGTTCCCATTGGCCAACCATGCATGGGATGAGCCCATGATCAGGATTACAAAAGAAGCAAAAGCCAAGGGATTACCAATCCATACCCCTGAGATGGGACAATTGTTTTATCTGGATAAACCAAATGAAACAAAGGAATGGTGGCTAAATATAGATTAA
- a CDS encoding helix-turn-helix domain-containing protein translates to MQIPIKNMVCPRCVMAIEQILDRMDIPYSEVSIGSVNLERDLQPEELQRFDRELQEIGFEILQDRKQKLAEEIKVALLEMINMPTEQPLKTSTWLSERFNLEYTYLSSVFSEVQDENIEKYLIKLKIEKAKELISYDQSMAEIADRLQYSSVAHLSNQFKKITGMTPSEYRKNVQLNQG, encoded by the coding sequence ATGCAGATTCCCATTAAGAATATGGTTTGCCCGCGTTGCGTGATGGCTATCGAACAGATCCTCGACCGCATGGATATCCCCTACAGTGAAGTCAGCATTGGGAGTGTAAATTTGGAAAGGGACCTGCAACCGGAGGAGCTGCAACGATTCGATCGGGAATTGCAGGAAATTGGCTTTGAAATCCTGCAGGACAGAAAACAGAAGCTTGCGGAAGAGATCAAGGTTGCCCTATTGGAAATGATCAATATGCCAACAGAACAACCCCTCAAGACGTCAACCTGGCTTTCCGAGAGATTCAATCTGGAATACACTTACCTCAGCAGCGTCTTTTCGGAGGTACAAGATGAAAACATCGAGAAATACCTCATCAAACTCAAGATCGAAAAAGCGAAGGAGCTCATATCCTACGACCAAAGCATGGCTGAAATAGCCGATCGCCTGCAATACAGTAGCGTAGCCCACCTCAGCAATCAATTCAAGAAGATAACCGGCATGACACCTTCGGAATACCGTAAAAATGTGCAGTTGAATCAAGGTTAA
- the rnhA gene encoding ribonuclease HI has product MIELYTDGASSGNPGPGGYGTILRAIYQGANPEFQGKLIEKEFSGGFRKTTNNRMELLAVIIGLEALKNLNQQVTIFSDSKYVIDAIDKRWVYGWINKGFQGKKNKDLWMRLMNVYKLHQIKLVWVKGHAGHPLNERCDQLAVKASKDKSNWKIDSVFEAEMQKGMDL; this is encoded by the coding sequence ATGATCGAACTTTACACAGACGGGGCATCCAGCGGCAACCCGGGACCTGGCGGATACGGAACTATATTACGTGCTATCTATCAGGGGGCAAACCCGGAATTTCAGGGTAAATTGATAGAGAAGGAATTTTCGGGCGGTTTTCGCAAGACGACCAATAACCGAATGGAACTGCTCGCCGTCATCATTGGCTTGGAAGCCTTAAAGAACCTCAATCAACAAGTCACGATCTTTTCAGACTCCAAATATGTCATCGATGCTATCGATAAGCGTTGGGTGTACGGCTGGATCAACAAGGGTTTCCAGGGCAAGAAGAACAAGGATCTCTGGATGCGGCTGATGAATGTCTATAAGCTCCACCAGATTAAATTGGTATGGGTCAAGGGGCATGCCGGCCATCCGCTGAATGAGCGATGCGATCAGCTCGCCGTTAAAGCCTCAAAGGACAAGAGCAATTGGAAGATCGACTCCGTATTCGAAGCCGAAATGCAGAAGGGAATGGATCTGTAA
- a CDS encoding slipin family protein produces the protein MGLFSKDIVVPPNTAGVVFKDSQFQEVLGPGKHRLPNSESYLTVMLPQVSKMLLVTNQEVLSKDNIAFRFSYFVFYRIADPKLFMEKVNFDRNGYNMIYEAEQKLQALIQIEIRNILSGLQSEELNEQRSSLTTLRTDRMDAVAADLGLELLDVTLRDLTFPKNIQDLFAKQLESKIRSKTDLENARTVVATARALKNAAEMMKDDENMRFMHYLETISKIAEKGKHSFVIGDRELWKGDKS, from the coding sequence ATGGGTTTATTCAGTAAAGATATTGTCGTCCCTCCAAATACAGCAGGAGTTGTGTTTAAAGATAGTCAGTTCCAGGAAGTGCTGGGGCCGGGTAAGCATCGTCTTCCCAATTCGGAGAGCTACCTTACAGTGATGCTGCCCCAGGTGTCAAAGATGCTTTTGGTAACCAATCAAGAGGTTCTCTCTAAGGACAATATTGCCTTTCGGTTTTCCTATTTTGTTTTCTACCGCATTGCAGATCCCAAACTCTTTATGGAAAAGGTGAACTTCGATCGGAATGGCTATAATATGATCTATGAAGCCGAACAGAAATTGCAGGCTCTCATTCAGATCGAGATTAGGAATATCCTTTCCGGATTGCAGAGTGAGGAGCTCAACGAACAGCGCAGTTCATTGACCACACTGAGGACCGATCGGATGGATGCTGTTGCTGCCGATCTCGGTTTGGAGCTGTTGGATGTAACCCTACGGGATCTGACGTTTCCCAAGAATATCCAAGACCTTTTTGCCAAGCAGTTGGAAAGTAAGATCAGGTCCAAAACTGACTTGGAGAATGCTCGAACGGTCGTTGCTACAGCCAGAGCGCTGAAGAATGCGGCTGAGATGATGAAGGATGATGAGAATATGCGTTTTATGCATTATCTGGAGACAATCTCCAAGATTGCCGAGAAAGGAAAGCATAGCTTTGTGATCGGCGATCGCGAGTTATGGAAAGGGGATAAATCGTAA
- a CDS encoding M3 family metallopeptidase yields the protein MNMLLKSFDTTHDTSPFAKIKNEDYIPAFDAAIADTKKEIDAICENPDPATFENSIEALSFSGMHLDRISNIFFNLHSAETNDELEKIAQEVAPKLADLSSDITLNEKLFERIKAVYDRKAELGLTQEQDTLLTKYYLDFVRNGALLPLDKKEELRKIDQELSVLKLHYGEHVLADSNAYQLHISKQEDLAGLPEGIVEAAHELAKEEGKEGWIFTLDYPSYIPFMTYADNRALRREMAIAAGKKAYQNNENNNTDIVLKIVNLRHQRAQILGYASHAHFILEERMAKDPETVKSFLGDLLAKGKPAALREFDELSAFAKELDGLDQLEKWDGSYYSEKLKQQRFNLDDEKLKPYFKLDNVLNGVFDIAHRLFGLNFKEVGTIDKYHPEVQTFEVRDDHGGLVAIFYADFFPRKGKRNGAWMTSFKPQYRLHGVNERPHVSIVCNFSRPTPTKPSLLTFNEVTTLFHEFGHALHGMLADTTYPTLSGTSVYWDFVELPSQIMENWCYEEEALKLFAKHYETGELIPMEYVEKIKESASFLEGLATVRQISFGMLDMGWHGQDPSAIKDLKAFENEQFAPTQIYPDVQENAMSPSFSHIFNGGYSSGYYSYKWAEVLDADAFDYFKQEGIFNPEVARKFKENILSKGGTVHPMELYKAFRGQEPSVEPLLRRAGLLD from the coding sequence ATGAATATGCTATTAAAATCATTTGATACCACACACGATACTTCTCCGTTCGCCAAGATCAAGAACGAAGATTATATTCCTGCTTTTGATGCTGCCATTGCGGATACCAAAAAGGAAATAGATGCCATTTGTGAAAACCCTGATCCGGCGACTTTCGAGAACAGCATTGAAGCCCTTTCTTTTTCGGGCATGCATCTGGACAGAATCTCCAATATCTTTTTCAACCTGCATTCCGCGGAGACGAACGACGAACTGGAGAAAATAGCACAAGAGGTGGCCCCAAAACTGGCCGACCTCAGCAGTGACATCACACTCAATGAAAAGTTGTTCGAGCGCATCAAGGCGGTTTACGACAGGAAAGCGGAACTTGGACTGACACAGGAGCAGGATACCCTATTGACAAAATATTACCTGGACTTTGTCCGCAATGGCGCATTGTTGCCATTGGACAAAAAAGAGGAACTGCGGAAAATCGATCAGGAATTATCGGTCCTGAAGCTGCATTATGGAGAACATGTGCTGGCCGACAGCAATGCTTACCAATTGCACATCTCGAAGCAGGAAGACCTTGCGGGATTACCGGAAGGCATTGTCGAGGCGGCGCATGAACTGGCGAAGGAAGAGGGCAAGGAAGGCTGGATCTTTACATTGGACTACCCGAGCTATATCCCCTTCATGACCTATGCCGACAACCGTGCGCTACGGAGGGAGATGGCGATAGCAGCGGGTAAAAAAGCCTACCAGAACAACGAGAACAACAACACGGATATCGTGCTAAAGATCGTGAACCTGCGCCACCAGCGGGCGCAGATCTTAGGCTATGCTTCCCACGCACATTTTATCCTTGAAGAACGCATGGCCAAAGATCCTGAGACGGTGAAATCATTTCTCGGCGACCTGCTTGCGAAGGGTAAACCTGCAGCGCTCCGTGAATTTGATGAGCTATCGGCTTTTGCCAAAGAACTTGACGGCTTGGATCAGCTGGAAAAGTGGGACGGCAGTTACTACAGCGAAAAATTGAAGCAGCAACGCTTCAACCTCGACGATGAAAAATTAAAACCGTATTTTAAATTGGACAATGTCCTGAACGGTGTATTTGACATTGCGCACCGCCTGTTCGGTCTGAACTTCAAAGAGGTGGGCACCATCGACAAATACCATCCCGAAGTACAGACCTTTGAGGTCCGTGATGACCATGGAGGGTTGGTTGCGATATTTTATGCGGACTTCTTCCCACGGAAGGGAAAGCGAAATGGCGCTTGGATGACGTCATTTAAACCCCAGTATCGACTGCATGGTGTAAATGAACGTCCTCATGTGTCCATTGTCTGTAATTTCTCCAGACCGACACCGACGAAACCATCGCTGCTGACTTTTAATGAGGTCACCACATTGTTCCATGAATTCGGCCACGCCCTTCACGGCATGCTTGCAGATACCACCTACCCTACCTTATCCGGAACCTCCGTTTATTGGGATTTCGTGGAGCTGCCAAGCCAGATCATGGAAAACTGGTGCTATGAAGAGGAGGCGCTGAAATTATTCGCCAAGCACTACGAAACCGGGGAGCTTATCCCGATGGAGTATGTCGAAAAAATCAAGGAAAGTGCGTCTTTTCTGGAAGGATTGGCCACCGTTCGTCAGATCAGCTTCGGTATGCTCGATATGGGTTGGCATGGCCAGGACCCATCGGCAATCAAAGACCTGAAGGCCTTTGAAAACGAACAGTTCGCGCCTACCCAGATCTATCCGGATGTGCAGGAGAATGCCATGAGCCCATCTTTCTCCCATATCTTCAATGGCGGGTATTCCTCCGGCTATTATTCCTATAAATGGGCAGAAGTATTGGATGCAGATGCATTCGATTATTTCAAACAGGAAGGGATATTCAATCCGGAAGTCGCACGGAAATTCAAGGAAAATATTCTATCCAAGGGCGGGACGGTCCATCCGATGGAGCTCTATAAAGCGTTCAGGGGACAGGAACCTTCCGTCGAACCACTCCTCAGACGAGCAGGTTTATTGGATTAA
- a CDS encoding tetratricopeptide repeat protein has product MNFNKLNTQMKSVKIGLATVALALATMGAQAQTKEQHSDPNVRAGEKALLDGDFKTAASQFEKALPKAGSEPEVVYLLGYSQFQNGDYKKAVANFTKVISLDPKNVSAYYYKAKANNNMAVNKDLKLSNQERQALLTSAVADYTKAIAVNANDAKLYQNRAIAYRDLGILTGTKGAANYNKAAATEAYNKAVTDYEKVLTYDASRKDIQTEVKKAKVYRDNLK; this is encoded by the coding sequence ATGAACTTTAATAAATTAAATACGCAGATGAAATCAGTAAAGATTGGATTAGCTACAGTGGCATTGGCTTTAGCTACGATGGGTGCACAAGCACAGACAAAAGAACAGCACAGTGACCCGAACGTACGCGCCGGTGAGAAAGCATTGTTAGATGGCGATTTTAAAACTGCTGCGAGTCAATTTGAGAAAGCACTTCCTAAAGCAGGTAGTGAACCAGAAGTAGTTTATTTATTGGGTTACTCTCAATTTCAGAACGGCGATTACAAAAAAGCAGTCGCTAACTTCACCAAGGTTATTTCATTAGACCCTAAGAATGTTTCTGCATATTATTACAAAGCGAAAGCGAACAATAACATGGCAGTTAACAAAGATCTAAAATTGAGCAACCAAGAACGTCAAGCTTTATTGACTTCTGCAGTTGCTGACTATACAAAAGCAATCGCTGTAAATGCGAACGATGCTAAATTGTACCAAAACCGTGCAATCGCTTACCGTGACCTAGGTATCCTTACAGGTACTAAAGGAGCTGCAAACTACAACAAAGCTGCAGCTACTGAAGCCTACAACAAAGCGGTAACAGATTACGAGAAAGTGTTGACGTACGATGCTTCCCGTAAAGATATCCAAACAGAAGTAAAGAAAGCTAAAGTTTACAGAGATAACTTGAAGTAG